From Chryseobacterium sp. IHB B 17019, one genomic window encodes:
- a CDS encoding DNA topoisomerase IB: MENSDLEIISHLKPSKIVKIMKDPEASAKAVHLIYTSDAETAGITRKKTGKKYSYYKDGKKIKDKDEIARINKLVIPPAWENVWICALDNGHLQATGFDLKKRKQYRYHPLWSALRNHTKFYRMLQFGYALPNIRLQIEQDLALRNFEKRKILALIVSLMQRTNIRIGNNAYEKLYGSFGLTTLKDKHVKINGQKITFHFKGKKGIMHDIDLKSKRLSRLVQKCKDIPGKELFQYYDDEGNRHSVDSGMVNEYIKEISGEDFTAKDFRTWSGTVSALIAFKEIGYAETHTEYKKKVKEALEIVASHLGNTSTVCRKYYVHPLVINLYENNSIKKYLDELEKIEENDGKAGLTQEEKLVLKILENEKM; this comes from the coding sequence ATGGAAAATTCAGACTTAGAAATTATTTCCCATCTGAAACCTTCAAAGATTGTCAAGATTATGAAAGATCCGGAGGCTTCTGCAAAGGCGGTACATCTTATTTATACCTCCGATGCAGAAACGGCCGGTATCACTCGTAAGAAAACCGGAAAAAAGTATTCTTATTACAAAGACGGCAAAAAAATCAAAGACAAAGACGAGATCGCAAGAATCAACAAACTGGTCATTCCGCCGGCTTGGGAAAACGTATGGATATGCGCTTTGGATAATGGACATCTTCAGGCCACAGGATTTGACCTTAAAAAAAGAAAACAGTACCGGTATCATCCTCTATGGAGTGCTTTGAGAAATCACACAAAATTCTACAGAATGCTTCAGTTCGGGTATGCACTTCCCAATATCCGGCTTCAGATAGAACAAGATCTTGCCTTAAGAAATTTCGAAAAGAGAAAAATTTTAGCCTTAATTGTCAGTTTAATGCAAAGAACCAATATCAGAATCGGAAATAACGCTTACGAAAAATTGTACGGTTCTTTTGGATTAACCACTTTAAAGGATAAGCATGTAAAAATCAACGGACAGAAAATTACTTTTCATTTTAAAGGTAAAAAAGGAATCATGCATGATATTGATCTTAAAAGTAAAAGACTGTCCAGACTGGTGCAAAAATGTAAGGATATTCCCGGAAAAGAGCTTTTCCAATATTATGATGATGAAGGGAACCGTCATTCGGTAGATTCCGGGATGGTGAATGAATATATTAAGGAAATAAGCGGGGAAGATTTTACGGCCAAAGATTTCAGGACGTGGTCCGGAACGGTAAGTGCTTTAATCGCTTTTAAAGAAATCGGCTATGCGGAAACCCATACGGAATATAAGAAAAAGGTAAAAGAAGCACTGGAAATTGTTGCTTCCCATCTCGGAAATACCAGCACGGTCTGCAGAAAATATTACGTGCATCCTTTAGTTATTAATCTCTATGAAAATAATTCTATCAAAAAATATCTTGATGAATTAGAAAAAATAGAGGAAAATGATGGCAAAGCAGGCCTTACTCAGGAAGAAAAACTGGTATTGAAAATTTTGGAAAACGAGAAAATGTAG
- a CDS encoding aminopeptidase P family protein — MTSKEKVAALREEMQKNNVDAFIVYSADPHMSEYLPEEWQERSWLSGFLGSAGFVVITKDKAGLWTDGRYYTQAATELDGSGIDLFKDGLEDTPNYIDWIISEIPANGKVAVNALATSHANWELLTQKLNSKNITLVDLPLLKEIWKDRGAPSKNPIFVHPVERAGKSVAEKIAAIRQKMEDQEATVHIISSLDDVAWTLNLRGSDVESNPVFLGYIVITKNDAILFTDLEKMQVESRKQMDEAWVKMKPYEEFYNCLKEYKNEKVLVSPNSNQSIFEALKSENQFIKAAVPGNLMKAQKNETELEGFRKVMVRDGVAMVKFLYWLTHSAGKEAMNEYSIGEKLRNFRAEGENFVGESFNSIIGYKGNGAVIHYSAKSEGSKEVTNDGSILVDSGGQYLEGTTDITRTLALGAVSEEFKVNSTLVLQGMIRLSMVKFPKGTRGVQLDVLARLPLWMNGKDYNHGTGHGVGSFMNVHEGPQNIRKDMNPQELLVGMVCSNEPGYYVEGEYGIRHENLIAVKEAETTVSGTFYEFETLTYCPFFKDTIVKNILSEEEIAWLNNYHKTCEEKIAPYLEGEVKDWFMELVSPL; from the coding sequence ATGACTTCAAAGGAAAAAGTAGCTGCGCTTCGTGAAGAAATGCAGAAAAATAATGTTGATGCCTTTATAGTATATTCTGCCGATCCGCACATGAGTGAATATCTGCCCGAAGAATGGCAGGAAAGATCTTGGCTGTCGGGTTTTTTAGGTTCTGCAGGTTTTGTGGTTATTACTAAAGATAAAGCCGGACTTTGGACGGATGGAAGATATTACACCCAGGCTGCAACCGAACTGGACGGCTCAGGAATTGACCTTTTCAAAGACGGACTGGAAGATACTCCCAACTATATCGACTGGATCATTTCCGAAATTCCTGCAAACGGAAAAGTAGCGGTAAATGCGCTGGCAACTTCTCATGCCAATTGGGAACTTTTGACTCAAAAATTAAATTCAAAAAATATTACACTGGTTGACCTTCCTCTTTTAAAGGAAATTTGGAAAGACAGAGGAGCACCTTCAAAAAATCCAATCTTCGTGCATCCTGTGGAAAGAGCAGGAAAATCCGTAGCAGAAAAAATTGCGGCGATCCGTCAGAAAATGGAAGACCAGGAAGCAACCGTTCATATCATTTCAAGTCTGGATGATGTGGCATGGACATTGAATTTAAGAGGAAGCGATGTAGAAAGTAATCCTGTATTTTTAGGATATATTGTTATTACTAAAAACGATGCAATTCTTTTCACGGATCTTGAAAAAATGCAGGTAGAATCCAGAAAACAAATGGATGAGGCCTGGGTAAAAATGAAACCTTACGAAGAGTTTTATAATTGCCTGAAAGAATATAAAAACGAAAAAGTATTAGTTTCTCCAAACAGCAACCAATCTATTTTTGAAGCTTTAAAATCTGAAAATCAGTTTATTAAAGCTGCTGTTCCGGGCAATTTAATGAAAGCCCAGAAAAATGAAACCGAACTGGAAGGTTTTAGAAAAGTAATGGTAAGGGATGGCGTTGCAATGGTGAAATTCCTGTATTGGCTCACTCACAGTGCCGGAAAAGAAGCCATGAACGAATATTCCATCGGTGAAAAACTGAGAAACTTCCGTGCTGAAGGTGAGAATTTTGTAGGCGAAAGCTTCAACAGCATCATTGGATATAAAGGAAATGGAGCCGTAATTCACTACTCCGCAAAAAGCGAAGGAAGCAAGGAAGTTACCAATGACGGCAGTATTTTGGTAGATTCAGGAGGTCAGTATCTTGAAGGAACGACGGACATTACAAGAACATTGGCTTTGGGAGCGGTTTCGGAAGAGTTCAAAGTAAATTCCACTTTGGTTTTACAGGGGATGATCCGTTTATCAATGGTAAAATTCCCGAAAGGAACGCGGGGAGTACAGCTGGACGTTCTAGCAAGGCTTCCGCTGTGGATGAACGGGAAAGATTACAACCACGGAACAGGCCACGGTGTGGGAAGTTTCATGAATGTACATGAAGGTCCGCAAAATATCAGAAAAGATATGAACCCGCAGGAACTTTTGGTTGGAATGGTTTGCTCAAACGAGCCGGGCTATTATGTCGAAGGAGAATACGGAATCCGTCACGAAAACCTTATTGCTGTAAAAGAAGCGGAAACAACAGTTTCAGGTACTTTTTATGAGTTTGAAACACTGACGTATTGCCCTTTCTTTAAAGATACGATTGTAAAAAATATCCTTTCGGAAGAAGAAATAGCATGGCTAAACAATTATCATAAAACCTGCGAAGAAAAGATCGCTCCGTATCTGGAAGGAGAGGTTAAAGACTGGTTTATGGAGTTGGTAAGCCCACTATAA
- the pruA gene encoding L-glutamate gamma-semialdehyde dehydrogenase, whose amino-acid sequence MSKAISQVPFAVNEPVNSYAPGTPEVKSLIAQYKKMWAEKIEIPMVINGKEVKTGDTVQLQSPQDHAHDFGFYHKGTMQHVDDAINAALAAKKEWNELGWEHRAAIFLKAADLLAGPYRDVINAATMIGQSKNVHQAEIDAACEFIDFLRFNVEFMTEMYSEQPVSDSGIWNRVEYRPLEGFCFAVTPFNFTAISGNLPTCMAMLGNVVVWKPSDKQIYSAKVIMDVLTEAGLPAGVINMIFTDGKETAEKVLAHRDFAGLHFTGSTKVFQGMWKMIGDNIHNYRTYPRIVGETGGKDFVIAHPSANVEAVATALVRGAFEYQGQKCSAASRAYVPKSLWADVKKVMETQLNSIKIGSPEDPSNFVNAVIDKNSFEKCKGYIDRANASGEAEVAIGGKCDDSKGWFVHPTVIETTNPHYESMVEEIFGPILSVYVYEDQDWKETLKLVDSTSPYSLTGSVFAQDRYAINEAFKALENASGNFYINDKPTGAVVGQQPFGGGRASGTNDKAGSKMNLLRWTSVRSIKETFVSPKDYKYPYLG is encoded by the coding sequence ATGTCAAAAGCAATTTCGCAAGTACCATTTGCAGTAAACGAACCGGTAAACTCTTATGCACCGGGAACTCCGGAAGTAAAAAGCCTTATCGCTCAATACAAGAAAATGTGGGCTGAAAAGATAGAAATTCCCATGGTTATCAATGGTAAAGAAGTAAAAACTGGTGATACGGTTCAGCTTCAGTCGCCTCAGGATCATGCTCATGATTTCGGGTTTTATCATAAAGGCACCATGCAGCATGTAGATGATGCTATCAACGCGGCATTGGCGGCTAAAAAAGAATGGAACGAGCTTGGCTGGGAACATCGTGCAGCGATTTTCTTAAAAGCAGCTGATCTTTTAGCGGGACCTTATAGAGATGTAATCAACGCGGCTACCATGATCGGACAGTCTAAGAACGTTCATCAGGCTGAAATTGATGCAGCTTGTGAATTTATTGATTTCTTGAGATTCAATGTAGAATTCATGACGGAAATGTATTCTGAGCAGCCAGTTTCTGATTCAGGAATCTGGAATCGTGTAGAATACAGACCATTGGAAGGATTTTGTTTTGCGGTAACTCCGTTCAACTTTACAGCGATTTCAGGAAACTTGCCTACTTGTATGGCAATGCTTGGAAATGTAGTGGTTTGGAAGCCATCTGATAAGCAAATCTATTCTGCAAAAGTGATCATGGATGTTTTAACAGAAGCTGGGCTTCCTGCAGGTGTTATCAATATGATTTTCACGGACGGAAAAGAAACTGCTGAGAAAGTTTTAGCACACAGGGATTTTGCAGGACTTCATTTTACAGGTTCTACAAAGGTTTTCCAGGGAATGTGGAAAATGATCGGTGATAATATTCATAACTACAGAACATATCCAAGAATCGTTGGTGAAACCGGTGGTAAAGACTTCGTCATTGCTCATCCTTCTGCAAACGTAGAAGCTGTGGCAACCGCTTTGGTAAGAGGTGCTTTTGAATATCAGGGACAAAAATGTTCTGCGGCTTCAAGAGCTTACGTTCCGAAATCTCTTTGGGCTGATGTGAAAAAAGTAATGGAAACTCAGCTTAATTCAATTAAAATTGGTTCTCCTGAAGATCCTTCAAACTTTGTAAATGCTGTAATCGATAAAAATTCTTTCGAAAAATGTAAAGGATATATCGACAGAGCTAATGCATCAGGTGAAGCAGAGGTTGCAATTGGCGGAAAATGTGATGATTCTAAAGGATGGTTTGTACATCCAACTGTTATCGAAACAACAAATCCTCATTATGAAAGCATGGTAGAAGAAATTTTCGGGCCGATCTTATCTGTATATGTTTACGAAGATCAGGACTGGAAAGAAACTTTGAAATTGGTAGATTCTACTTCTCCTTATTCATTGACGGGTTCTGTTTTTGCACAAGATCGTTATGCGATCAATGAAGCTTTCAAAGCATTAGAAAACGCTTCAGGAAACTTTTACATCAATGACAAGCCGACAGGTGCAGTTGTTGGTCAGCAGCCTTTCGGTGGTGGTAGAGCTTCCGGAACCAATGATAAGGCAGGTTCTAAAATGAACTTACTGAGATGGACGTCTGTAAGAAGCATCAAGGAAACCTTTGTTTCTCCAAAAGATTATAAGTATCCGTATCTGGGATAA
- a CDS encoding DUF6526 family protein yields MESQNYKNHRKFYPPHHFIYLPLLIVLEVLGIWKIFNDEQNQLIWILFSIVIFLLLYLSIMVRQHYALGLQNRLVRLEFKQRYFEIFGQRSDEAEEKLRFDQIAALRFAYDDEFKELLYKALHEDISGNEIKKSIKNWRSDHQRI; encoded by the coding sequence ATGGAAAGCCAGAATTATAAAAATCACAGGAAATTTTATCCTCCGCATCATTTTATTTATCTTCCATTATTAATAGTGCTGGAAGTTCTCGGAATCTGGAAAATCTTTAATGATGAACAGAACCAACTGATTTGGATTTTATTTTCAATTGTTATTTTTCTGCTTTTATATTTGTCAATTATGGTCAGACAGCATTATGCTTTGGGACTTCAAAACCGTTTGGTAAGACTTGAATTTAAGCAAAGGTATTTTGAAATTTTCGGTCAGAGGTCTGATGAAGCTGAAGAGAAACTGAGATTTGACCAGATTGCAGCGTTGAGGTTCGCTTACGATGATGAATTCAAGGAATTGTTGTACAAAGCACTTCATGAAGATATTTCAGGGAATGAAATAAAAAAATCCATCAAAAACTGGCGAAGCGACCATCAGAGAATTTAG
- the mnmE gene encoding tRNA uridine-5-carboxymethylaminomethyl(34) synthesis GTPase MnmE, which yields MNNDTICALATANGVGALGIIRVSGNEALPIVQKSFPGKNLEKQKSHTIHYGYFMDGEEAIDEVMLSIFLAPKSFTTENSVEIAFHGSPHIGKRILETLIKNGARMAKAGEFTLRAFINGRIDLSQAEAIADVIASENEASRKVAISQLKGGITNEISLLRTDLLNFVSLIELELDFAEEDVEFADRTALNQLLNKIELKLNSLIESFQYGNAIKNGTAVAIIGKPNAGKSTLLNALLKEERAIVSNIAGTTRDTIEEILHIKGHAFRLIDTAGLRETMDEIEAIGVKKAKEKVENANILVYLADAGTKDFSEDIEMIKSLLREDLKLIICATKIDEVIPTQYEKAEEIFRSEIAQDFDFIKISAVENQNIQDLKNELSSYVEQLKAAENNVVITNQRHFEALQKSLDAVNKVKEAITFQISTELLAYELRNALEHLGEISGEVTNDEVLGNIFSKFCIGK from the coding sequence ATGAATAACGATACCATTTGTGCGCTGGCTACGGCCAATGGGGTAGGAGCTTTGGGGATAATCCGGGTTTCCGGAAATGAAGCTTTGCCGATAGTTCAGAAGAGTTTTCCGGGAAAAAACCTGGAAAAGCAGAAATCACATACCATTCATTACGGATATTTCATGGATGGCGAAGAAGCGATTGATGAGGTAATGCTTTCGATTTTTCTGGCTCCGAAAAGCTTTACGACGGAAAATTCTGTTGAAATTGCTTTTCACGGTTCGCCACACATTGGAAAACGTATTCTTGAGACCTTAATAAAAAATGGCGCAAGAATGGCAAAGGCAGGAGAATTTACACTTCGTGCTTTTATTAACGGAAGAATTGACCTCTCCCAGGCTGAGGCCATTGCTGATGTGATTGCGTCTGAAAATGAAGCTTCGAGAAAAGTGGCTATCAGTCAGCTGAAAGGAGGAATCACCAATGAGATTTCATTGTTAAGAACAGATTTGCTGAATTTTGTATCGTTAATAGAGCTGGAACTGGATTTTGCTGAAGAAGATGTAGAATTTGCAGACAGAACAGCATTGAATCAACTGCTGAATAAAATCGAATTAAAATTAAATTCCCTGATCGAAAGTTTCCAGTACGGAAATGCAATCAAAAACGGAACCGCCGTTGCCATTATCGGGAAACCGAATGCCGGGAAATCGACTCTTCTGAATGCTTTATTAAAGGAAGAAAGGGCGATTGTAAGCAATATTGCAGGAACGACGAGGGATACGATAGAGGAGATCTTACATATTAAAGGTCATGCTTTCCGCCTGATTGATACAGCAGGATTGCGCGAAACGATGGATGAAATTGAAGCCATCGGGGTGAAAAAAGCCAAAGAAAAAGTGGAAAATGCCAATATTCTTGTTTATCTGGCCGATGCGGGGACCAAAGATTTTTCCGAAGATATTGAAATGATAAAATCGTTATTAAGAGAGGATTTGAAGCTGATTATCTGTGCCACGAAAATTGACGAAGTTATCCCTACTCAATATGAAAAAGCGGAAGAGATTTTCCGAAGTGAAATTGCACAAGATTTTGATTTTATAAAAATTTCAGCTGTTGAAAACCAAAATATTCAGGATCTGAAAAATGAACTGTCATCTTATGTTGAACAGTTAAAAGCCGCTGAAAATAATGTGGTCATTACCAATCAGCGCCATTTCGAAGCGTTGCAAAAGTCTTTGGATGCTGTGAATAAGGTGAAAGAAGCGATTACTTTCCAGATTTCTACTGAACTTTTAGCTTATGAATTAAGAAATGCCCTTGAACATCTCGGAGAAATTTCCGGTGAGGTGACCAATGATGAAGTGTTGGGGAATATTTTTTCTAAGTTTTGTATCGGGAAGTAA